A window of Nocardiopsis sp. Huas11 genomic DNA:
GCCTTCGGCGGCGGCCTGCGCAGGCGGCCGGCCGCCGGGTGGTCCCGGTCGGCCCGCTCCACCAGCCTGCCCATGAGGTCGTAGAGCTCGTCGGTGGTGGCACGGGGCTCGGGGTCGCGGACGCGGCCCCGGGCGGTGTCCGCGTCGTCGAGGGGCAGCCGCCAGACGGGGTGGGGGCCGCAGCGCTCGGCCAGGTCGCGGACCACCGCGCCGCGGTCGAGGCCGACCGGCACCTCCAGGTCCAGGACCGGCGGGGGTTCGGCGATGTCGCCGCGCTGGACGCGGCTGTGCCGGACGACGGGGATCCGGCGCGCCGCCCGGCGCTCCAGTCGGGCCACGGCCCGGGGGAGCCCGCGGCCGGGGCGCTCGCGCAGGGCGTCGAAGACCTCCAGGTGGAGGAAGGCGGACACGTCGTCGTCGCGGACGTCGGTCTTGTCCTCGGCCACGTCCGGGCCCTCCCACGGCTCGTCCTGTCCAGTTCACCCCCCGGTGGCGCCCCATTAGACCGCATGGGTCCCTGTTCTTTCATCCCCTTTCGGCGAATCCGCCCTGGCCCATATCGGCCAGGACCACGGGCCTGTGACACGGTGATGCGCCCTCACGTGATTTCACGCTGCGAGAAAGCGCCCTGACCGGTGGTGTCGTGACCGTGGCCACTACCCTGGTGACCGTGACCGACGAGATTCAGATCCCCGCGAACCTGCTGCCCGCCGACGGCCGCTTCGGCAGTGGCCCGTCCAAAGTCCGCCCAGCGCAGCTCGACGCGCTGGCCGCCTCCGGCTCCCGCTACATGGGGACCTCCCACCGCCAGAAGCCGGTGAAGTCCCTGGTCTCCCGCGTGCGTTCCGGCGTGCGCGACCTGTTCTCGCTGCCCGAGGGCTACGAGGTCGTGCTCGGCAACGGCGGCACCACCGCCTTCTGGGACATCGCCGCCCACGGCCTGCTGCGCTCCAAGTCGCAGCACCTGGCGTTCGGTGAGTTCTCCAGCAAGTTCGCGAAGGTCGCCAAGGGCGCTCCGTGGCTGTCGGAGCCCACCGTCATCTCCACCGACCCCGGCAGCCACGGCGAGGCCGTCGCCGAGGCCGGCGTGGACGTGTACGCGCTCACCCACAACGAGACCTCCACCGGTGTGGCCGCCCCGATCAAGCGGGTCGCCGGCGCCGACGAGGACGCCCTCGTGCTCGTGGACGCCACCAGCGGCGCGGGCGGCCTGCCCGTGGACATCGCCGAGACCGACGTCTACTACTTCGCCCCGCAGAAGAGCTTCGCGGCCGACGGCGGCCTGTGGCTGGCCGTCATGTCGCCCAAGGCCCTGGCCCGGGTCGACGAGATCGCCGCGAGCGGCCGGTACGTCCCCGAGTTCTTCTCGCTGACCACCGCCGTGGACAACTCCCGCAAGGACCAGACCTACAACACCCCGGCCGTGGCCACGCTGCTGCTGCTCGCCGAGCAGCTGGAGTGGATGAACGGCCAGGGCGGTCTGGACTGGACGGTGGCGCGCACCGCCGAGTCGTCCTCGATCCTCTACACCTGGGCGGAGAAGTCGTCGGTGGCCACGCCGTTCGTCACCGACCCGGCCAAGCGCTCGCAGGTCGTGGGAACGATCGACTTCAGCGACGACGTCGACGCCGCCGCGATCGCCAAGGTGCTGCGCGCCAACGGCGTCGTGGACACCGAGCCGTACCGCAAGCTGGGCCGCAACCAGCTGCGCGTGGCGATGTTCCCCGCGGTCGAGCCCTCCGACGTGCAGGCCCTCACCGAGTGCATCGACCACGTGCTCACGCGTCTGGCCTGACCCGGTCCGCCGGCATTGGAGAATAGGAGGCCGACCCGCCCGTGCGGGTCGGCCTCCTCTCTTCTACTTCCCGGCTATCGCTTGTCAGGACGGTTCGGCTGTGCGCAGGAACAGGAACAAGACGGAAACCCCGATCACGATCATCTCCCACCGCGGGGCGTCCGGGCACCGCCCGGAGCACACGCTGGCCTCCTACGAACTGGGGGCGCGCCACGGGGGCGACTTCATCGAGATGGACCTCGTCGCGACCAAGGACGGTCGGCTGATCTGCCGCCACGAGCAGGAGATCGGCGGGACCACCGACGTGGCCGCGCACCCGGAGTTCGCCGACCGGCGCACCACGCGCACGATCGACGGCCGCGAGGTGACCGGGTTCTTCGCGCAGGACTTCACGCTCGCCGAGATCAAGACGCTGCGGGCCGTGGAGCGGCTCCAGGACGTGCGGGCGATGAACGCGATGATGGACGGGACCTACGAGATCCCGACCCTGGAGGAGGTCGTCGACCTGGCGCTCTCGCTCACCGAGGAGCTGGGCCGCCCGATCGGGATCTACCCCGAGACCAAGCACCCCTCCCACCACGTCGCGCAGGGGCTGGACCTGGAGCCCGCGCTGATCGCGGTCCTGCGCGAGGCGGGGCTGACCGGCGAGGAGCCCCGGCTCCCGGTGTTCCTGCAGTCCTTCGAGGCGGAGAGTCTGCGCAGGCTCGCCGAGACGGAGCTGCCCCTGGTCTACCTGATGGGGACCGAGGAGCACTGGCTGCACTACACCACGCCCGACGGGCTGGCCGAGGTGGCCGCGTTCGCCCACGCGATCGGCCCGCACAAGAGCCTGGTGGTGCCCGTGAACGAGGACGGCGCGCTCGGCGAGCCCACGGACCTGGTGGAGAACGCGCACGAGGCCGGGCTGCTGGTGCACCCGTACACGTTCCGCAGCGAGAACCACTTCCTGCCCGCCGACCTGTGCTCGGACGGCGAGCCCGGCGACTACGGGGCCTTCGCCGCCGAGTACGAGGCCTTCTTCTCCGCCGGGGTCGACGGCGTGTTCACCGACTTCTCCCGGCACGCCTTCCTGTGCCGGGAGCACTTCCTGGACCCGCAGCCCGTCGAGTAGGGGCACTGGCGTTCCCAGGGCGTGTGATCGGCCCGTCGTCAAGGCCGGGGGCGGCTACCCGCGGCGGGCGAGCAGGACGATGCCGCCGATGAGCAGGGCCGCCACGGCGGCCCCGCCCAGGATGAACGGGAGCGCGCCGCCCCCGCCGCCGACGGCCTCCGCGTCCGTGTCCGCGTCGTCCTCGGCGGACGCGCTCTCCTGCGGGGTCGGGACCGACTCCTCGCTCAGGTACTCGTCGGCCAGCGGGACCGACCACACCGGCGCGTTCGCCCCCTCGGTCCCGGCCATGAGCGCGGTGCCGTCCGGGGAGAAGGCGATCGCCTCGCCCTGGTCGGACTCGGGCAGGTCGAAGGAGCCCAGCGCGGGGCCGGGGACGCCGTTGGTGGAGTCGTAGACCGTCACACCCCAGTAGGTCCGGATGGCGTAGCGGGTGCCGTCGGGGTGGAAGGCCGCGTCGGTGACGAACAGCGGCGCCGAGTCCACGCGCTCCAGGACGTTCTCCGCCTCCGGGTCCAGGGTCTCCGGGGCCGCGTACAGGCCGCCGGAGAACTCCTTGGACACCACGTACAGGCGCCCGTCGCGGGGGTCGATCATCATCGCCTCGGCGTCGCGGCCGCCGTCGGCGTAGGTGAGGGTGAACACCTGCGGCTCGATGAGCGCGTCCGCCAGGGGCTCGGGTTCGGCGAACCGGAGCACCCGCACGCTGGGCCAGCTGCCGCCGTAGTTGTCACCGATGTCGCCGACGTAGACCGACGAGCGCCCCTCGGGGTCCTGCGCGACGGTGACCGCCTCCCAGTCCCGCAGCTCGACCGCCAGGGAGACCGTGGCCAGCGTCTCGCCGTCCCCGTTCACCGCGTAGACGTCGGGCAGGAAGTCGCCGCTGTCGTTGTGGGTCCACCACACGTCCTCGTGTACGCCCGAGGGAGCGATGCCGCTCGACTCCGCGATCCGCGGGTCCTGGAAGGTGAAGGCGACCTCCGAGCCCTCCGGCCCCTCGCCCCCGCGCGGATAGTCGAGTCCGCCGGTACCGGAGTCGTCGGGTCCGGCCGTCTCCGCCGCGGCCGGGGCGCTGGAGAGGGCGACGATCAGAGCGGCAACGGCCGACACGAGCGGTCTTGTCATGTCCGCCATCCTGCCAGGGGTCGACACGGGGGGCTTGCAGCCGGGCGGTAACGGGCACATGTCGCATACAGGGCCGTGAGGAGGACCCATGAGGATCGAAGCCTGCCTGAACGGTGACCGCCGCCCCGGCGCCCACCCCTCCCTGCCCGTCTCCGTGGACCAGGTGGTGGCGGACGCGCACGCGGTGGCCGCCGTCGGCGCGACCTCGATCCACCTGCACCCGCGCGACCCCAGCGGCGCGGAGTCGCTGGAACCGCAGGTCGTGGCGCCCCTGATGGAGAGCCTGCGCGACCAGGGCCCCGCGGTGCCGGTGTCGGTCACCTCGTCGCTGTCGGCCGAGTCCGACCCGTGGCGCCGCTACGACCTGGTGCAGAGGTGGGCGTCGTCGGCGCTGCCGGACTCGGTGACGGTCAACCTGCACGAGGCGGGTTCGATCGACCTCGTGCACCTGCTGAACGACCGCCGTGTCGCGGTCGAGGCAGGAGTGTGGACGGTGGAGGCGGCCCGCATCCTCATCGCCACGAAGATCGAGGTGAGCGCGGTGCTGGTGGAGCCCACGCAGGTGGCGGTGGAGGACGCGCGCGACAACGCGGACGCGATCCTGTCGCTGCTCGACCGCGCCGGGATCGGCGCGCCCCGGCTGCTGCACGGAGCGGACGCGACCGCCTGGCCGATGCTGGAGGCGGCGATCGAGGCCGGGTACGACATCCGTGTGGGACTGGAGGACACCCTGCGCCTGCCCGACGGCGACGAGGCCCACGACAACGCGGCCCTGGTCGCCCACGCCGTGAGCCTGGCCGACGCCGCCCACCGCGTCGGCTGAGGCGCCGGGGGACGGTCGGTGCCGGTCCCGGCCGAAGCCGGCCCCGACCGGGACGACAACGTCAGAGCGAGGGAGGGGAGCTGTCGGGGGCGATGTTCTCGGCGATGGTGCGGGCGCTGCGCGGCACGGGCTCGCCGTTCTCCTCCAGGCCCCAGCTGACGACGCGCCTGGGACGGATCCGGATTCTGGGGTTCTCCCCCTCCACGGCCTCCGCGTCGCCGCGGACCTCCACCCCGCGCGGGTGCCAGGGCGGCAGGACGTCGTCCACGACCATGGAGGCGCGTCCGGTGCGCTGGACGTCGCGGAACTTCTTGGTGCGGGAGAAGTCGTGGCCGCTGATCTCCACCACGGTGTCGCCGTCGGCGAGCGACCAGCCGACCGGGGTCACGTGGATGTCGCCGTCGGGTCCCACGGTGGCCACCCGCGCTAGTCGGCGCTCCCCGCGCCCTCCGCTGAGATAGGCGATCTCGGGGCCGGTGAAGACGGTCATGGTCGCTCCCGTGGGGATGTGCGGAGTCGGGTCACCGTACTCCTTCCCACCCGCCGCCCACCATCACCCCCGAGCGCTACGCGAGGGGTGGGGTTTCCACCCTCAACCGAGAGCCTCCGGCTCCAGCGCTTCTTACCCGCCGCCCACCATCACCCCGAGCGCTACGCGAGGGTGGGGTTTCCACCCTCAACCGAGAGCCTCCGGCTCCAGCGCTTCTTACCCGCCGCCCACCATCACCCCGAGCGCTACGCGAGGGTGGGGCCTTCCACCCTCAACCGAGAGCCTCCGGCTCCAGCGCTTCTTACCCGCCGCCCACCATCACCCTCGGGGGGCGCAAAGCGAGGAGCGAGGGCTACCACCATCGGGGGGGCAGCGGGGATCAGGTCAGGAACGCGCCCAGGACGACGATGAGCATGATGGTTCCCAGCACCACCGGCAGCAGCCAGCGCTGCTTGCGGTTGTTGGTGAGCATGCTCATGACGTGCTCCGCTCAGGAGATCGATGGGGATCGGGTTCCCACCCTAACGTCCAGGTCCGAACGGTTCGGTAGGGGTCGTCCGCACCGAGGCGGCTCTCCACCAGGTGCACCTCGCGCGCCGACCACCGGTGTCCGCGCAGGGCGCCGAGTGCCTGGACGGTGTCGGTGAGGTCGCGCGGAGGCCGGCTGCGCGCGACGGTGACGTGCGGCACGTAGGGCCTGGTCTCCACCGGGATCCGTGCCGAACGCGCCGCCCGGCGCAGGCCCAGGGCGAGCGAGTCCAGGGCGTCGGTGTCCCCCGTGACCCCGGCCCACAGAACGGAGGAGCGCGTCCCCTCCGGCGGGAAGCGCCCCCAGCCGCGCACGGCGACCTCGAAGGGAACGTGCGCCCCGGCCTCCGCGCCCAGGGCGGCCTCCAGGTCCGGCAGGTCCTCCTCGCCGACCTCGCCGAGGAAGACCAGGGTGATGTGCCAGTCGTCGGGCGGGGCCCAGCGCAGGTTCGGCGCGTGACGGCGGCCCGCGCGCACCGCCGCGCGCAGGGCCTCCTGGGTCTCCTCCGGCGGCACCAGGGCCGCGAACAGTCTCATGCCACCATCCTGCCGCGCCGGGCTCCGCGTCACCCGGTGGCTCAGACCGGCGTGGCCGCGCCCGGCGCGCCCCTCGCGGTCCGCCGTCCGCCGTCCGAACCGGCGCCGGCCGAACCCGCCTCGGTCCCGCTCTCGTTCCCGGCCCCGCCCCCGTCCCCGGTCCCGCTCTCGTTCCCGGTCCCGCTCTCGTTCTCCGTCTCGGCGTGGCTCCGGCTCGCCCCATCGCTCTCGCCGGAGCTCTCCGCTTCCGCCGCGTCGAGGGCCGTGCCCTCACCCGACGGGTCCTCCCCGCGCCACCGGGCGGGCAGCAGGGCACGCCAGCGGACGTCCTTGGCCCGCATGAGCAGCACCGAGAGCACGGACACCACGACGACGGTGACCACACCACCGGTCACCAGGCTGGCCCGGGGACCGAAGGCGTCGGCCAGGAGCCCGACGACGGGCGCGCCGATCGGGGCCACGCCCATGAACACCAGCAGGAACATGCTCATCACCCGGCCCCGCATGCGCGAGTCGACCGTGAGCTGGAAGGTGGCGTTGAGCGTGGTCACGTACGTCATGAACAGCACGCCCATGGGCACCAGGACGATCACGAACGCCAGATAGCCCGGCATGAGCCCGGCCACGACCTGGGCCACGCCGAAGCCCATCGCGCCGATGAGCACCAGTCGCACCCGGGGCCGGTCGCGACGGGCCGCCAGCAGGGCGCCGACCAGCGCGCCGACCGCCAGCGCGGCCGCGGCGGTACCGAAGGCGGCGGCTCCGGACGCGAACACGTTGTTGACCATGAGCGCGATCTGGTTCTGCCCGTTGGCGCCGAAGAACTGCACGCACGCGGCCAGCACCAGCAACAGCACGAGGTCGCGCCGCCCCCTGACGTAGCGCAGGCCCTCACGGATCTGGCCCTTGCCCTTGGGAACCGGCTCGGGGGTGCGCAGGTCGGCGGTGCGGATCATCAGCAGCGCGACGATGGTGAAGGCGAAGGACACCCCGTTGATGACGAACACGGGACCGCTGCCGATCCACGCGATCAGCAGGCCGGCGATCGCGGGCCCTGTGACGCGGCCGAGCTGGAAGCTGGCGCTGTTGAGGGCGATGGCGTTGCTCAGGTGCTCGCGCTCGACCATCTCGGGGACGAACGCCTGCCGCCCGGGATTGTCCAGCACGGTGATCATGCCGAGCGCGAAGGCGAACACGTACACGTGCCACACCTCGGCGGCGCCGACGGAGGCCAGGACGCCCAGCCCCACGGCGAGCACGCCCATGGCGCCCTGCGTGAAGATCAGCAGCCGGCGCTTGTCGAGCCGGTCGACCAGCGCGCCGCCCCACAGCCCGAACAGCAGGAGCGGCAGGAACTGGAGCGCGGTCGTCATGCCCAGCGCGATGCCGCTGCCGTGGCTCAGCTGCAGGACCAGCCAGTCCTGGGCGATGCGCTGCATCCACGTGCCGGGGTTGGAGAGCAGCTGGCCGAGGGCGTAGAGCCGGTAGTTGCGCACGGCCAGGGAACGGAACATCGGAAAGCGCATCAGTCCTCCACCGCGGCGGTCGGCCCAGCGAGGGGCGCCGGTCTCGTTCGGGCACGGATGAGACACGGAGAGCACTGGGGGCGCAAAGGTAAACGGCGTTGACTCATCAATCGAGTCAACGCCGTTCGCCCGTCACCGCATTCCCGGCGAGCCGGGGATCACGGTGTGGGTCAGCCGATGAACGCGTAGATCGGCTCCTCGGCGAAGTGGATCAGGAACACCAGCGAGATCAGCCACAGCAGCGGGTGGACCTGGCGGCCCTGCCCCTGGACCGTGCGGACGAAGGTGTAGGTGAGCAGGCCGAACCCGATGCCGTTCGCGATCGAGTAGGTGAACGGCATCATGATGATCGCCATGAAGGCGCCCAGGCCGATGGCCGGGTCCTTGAAGTCGATGTTGGTGACCTGCGTCATCATCATGAATCCCACGATCACCAGCACCGGGGTGGCGGCCTCGAACGGCACCAGCGACACCAGCGGGGTGAACAGGGTCGCCACGAGCATCATCGCGCCGGTGACGATCGGCGCGATGCCCGTGCGGGCACCCTCACCGACACCGGCCGCGGACTCGGCGTAGACCGTGGCCACGGACGCGGAGCCCACACCGCCCAGCAGGGTGCCGACGGCGTCGGCGGCCAGGACCTCGCGGGTGTTGGCCATGTTGCCGTTCTCGTCGGCCAGTCCGGCCTGGTGGGCCACACCGACCATCGTGCCCATGGTGTCGAAGAAGTCGGCCAGCAGCAGCGTGAAGACCAGCATGATGACGGTGGCGAAGCCGATGTCGGACCACCGTGCGATGACGTTGAGGCCGCCGTCGGCGAACAGGCCGATGACGCTGAAGTCCGGGATGGCGACGAGTTCGCCGGTGCTGGTGGGCAGGCTCGGCACGGTCAGGCCCCAACCGAGGCCCTCGCCGCCGTCGCCGAGGGCGGTCTCGACCACGATCGCGAGGATGGTGGCGATGACGATGCCGATGAGCAGCGCGCCCCGGACCTTGCGCACGTACAGCGCGATGCTGATGAGCAGGCCGATGACGAAGATCAGGATGGGCCAGCCGTTCAGGCCGCCGTTGCCGAGCTGGACGGGGGTGCCGTCGCCGGCCTGCACGAACCCGGCGTTGACCAGGCCGATGAGGGCGAGGAACAGGCCCACGCCGACCGCGATGCCGGTCTTGATGCCGGCGGGGATGGCCGCGAAGACCGCGGTACGGAATCCGGTCAGCACGAGGATGAGCAGCAGCAGGCCCTCGACGATGACCAGGAGGAACACGTCGGCCCACGGCATGAGCGGGGCGAGTCCGTAGGCGATGACCGCGTTGAGCCCCATGCCGGCGGCGATGGCGAACGGGTAGCGGCTGACGATGCCCATGATGAGGCAGGAGATGGCCGCGACGAGCGCGGTGACGGCGGCGATCTCGGGGATGCCCAGTACCTGGCCGTTGACGTCCTCGGCGGTGCCGATGATCAGCGGGTTGAGCACGACGATGTAGGCCATGGCGAAGAACGTGGCCAGACCGCCGCGGATCTCAGTGCCGATGGTCGACCCGCGTTCGGACACGCGGAAGAAGCGGTCCACGGGGTTGGCTGGGGTTCCGGCGGTGCCGGTGGGGGATGGTTTCGATGCGTTCACGTCGTCAGCCTGACCTGGTCGTGTTAAGGGACAACAAGGATTCTGCGCCAGATTAGTTGCAGCTTTGTACAACCCACGCCACCTGGGTCACGTGTGTTTCATAGGAATCGCCATATCCTCGGATGATCCTGTGATCGGGTGTGAGCAACGCATCGCCTCAGCGGATAGCCTTGATCCGTGCGTAAGCCCCGCCGACCCGACCCCGACGTCCACGAGAGCGACTACCGCGTACCCGCCGCCCTCGGCACCGCGGCGTGGACGGTCGCGCTCGTCGTTCTGATCGCCCTGGGGGACGGCCTCCCCGAGACCGAGCGCTGGTGGATCGGCGTCTGCGTCACCGGCATCGTGCTCGGCGTCTTCGGCTTCCTCTACATCCCGCGACTGCTGCGTCAGCGCTCCGAGGCCGAGGCCCGCCGCGAGTCCGCCGGCGCCCCCTGAACCCACCCGGCCGCCGCACCCCCGGCCCGGCGAGGCCCGGCCCTCCGCTCCAACGCGAGCCCGGCCCCGGTCCGACGAGAGCCCGGCCGCCGGTCCGACGAGAGCCCGGCCCTCCGCTCCAACGCGAGCCCGGCCCTCCGCTCCAACGCGAGCCCGGCCCCGCTCCAACGCGAGCCCGGCCCCGGTCCGACGAGAGCCCGGCCGCCGGTCCGACGTCGCGGGGCACCATCCCTCCTGCCTGATAATGGGCACGTGTCTGAGACTGAATTCCCGCGCGGCCTGGCCGAACGCCTTCGAGGCATCCTCATCGACGCCGACTACACGGTGTCGGGCGTCCGCGACCGCCTCGGCGACGCCGCGGCGCGCGCCCTGGCCCGGGAGGAACTCGTGCCCGCCCTGCGCGCCACCGGCGGGGACGAGAGGCTCGGACTGCTGCTGCGCCTGTGGTGGCTGCGATCGCCCATCCCCGAGAGATCGGCGCGCACGATACTGCCCATCGAGGAGCTGGCCGGGAACGGGCTGGTGAGCGTGGAGGAGGGCCCCGACGGGCGCACCGTGCGCGCCCTGGTGCACCTGGGCCCGTGGGAGCTGGAGGACGGCAGACCGGGGTTCGTGGTCTCCGACCCCAAGGTGCGCCCCGGCTCGGGCACCGTCCCCAGCCCCGACCACGTCGTCGGCGCGGGCGGCGCCTCCTCGACCCTGTCGCAGCTCATCGTCAACGGACCGGCCGAACGGGCCCTGGACCTGGGCACCGGCTGCGGCGTACAGGCGCTGCACCTGGCCTCGCGGGCCCGCGAGATCGTGGCGACCGACCTCAACCCCCGCGCGGTGCGCCTGGCCGGCATCAGCCTGGCCCTGTCGGGCGTGACGGGGGCCGAACTCCGCCAGGGATCGCTGTTCGAGCCGGTCAAGGGCGAACGGTTCGACCTCATCGTGTCCAACCCGCCGTTCGTCATCACACCGGAGGCCTCGCGGTACACCTACCGCGAGTCGGACCTACCGGGCGACACCGTGTGCGCGGAGCTGGTGCGCCAGGCGCCCGCCCATCTGACCGAGGGCGGCTGGTGCCAGATCCTGGCCAACTGGGTGCACTCCGACGGCGACGACTGGGAGGACCGGGTCGGCGGCTGGGTGACCGGCACGGGGTGCTCGGGCTGGGTCGTCCAGCGCGACGTCCAGGACCCGGCGGAGTACGTGGAGCTGTGGCTGCGCGACTCCTGCGAGCACGGCACCCCTGAGTACACGCGCCGGTACGACGCCTGGCTGGACTACTTCGAGCGCGAGGGCATCAAGGGCATCGGATTCGGCTGGATCAGCCTGCGCAACGACGTCGCCCAGGACGCCACCGTGCGCGTCGAGGAGCTCGCGCACCAGATCGAGCAGCCGGTCGGACCGTACCTGCCCGAGGTGGTGGACGGGGCGATGACGGCGCTGCGGCTGACCGACGCCGCCCTGCTCTCGGCGCACGTGGCGCTCGCGCCGGGTGTGGTGGAGGAGCGCGTGAGCCGGCCGGGGGCGCCGGACCCGGAGAAGATCGTGCTGCGCCAGCGCGACGGCCTGCGCCGGGTGGCGCGGATCGGCACCGTGGAGGCGGCGCTGGCGAGCGTGTGCGACGGGACGATGCCGGTGGGGCCGCTGCTGGACGCGATCTCCGAGCTCATGGGCGAGGACCCGGCCGTCATCCGCGACCGCACCCCCGGGGCGCTGCGCACGCTCATCTCAGAGGGCTTCTTCCGCGTCGCCCGCTGACCTGCGACCCGCCCTCGGGAAGGGGAGCCGTGCACTTCTCCGTACTCGTCGCTCTGGAGTTCGAGGGGGCGGCCGACCAGGACCTCGAAGCGGCGCTCGACGCGGCTCTGGATCCGCTGATGGCGCCGTTCGAGGAGAGCCTGGAGGTTCCCCCCTACCGCGACCACGCCTACGAGGACGACTGGGAGGAAACCTACCGATGGGCCGTGGAGTGTTTCACCGACCGGCGCCCCCAGGAGTGCCCCGCGGGCCTCGACCTCACCGACCGGTTGGCGGTCCTCAACGCCTACCTGCACCTGCCCGTCGGCTGGGACGCTGACGCCGGCTCCTTCTACGCGGTCACCACGGACAACCCCCTGGCCAAGTGGGACGCCTGGGACATCGGCGGCCGGTACCGCGGCATGCTGCTCGCCCGGGACCCCGCCGATCCGCGTGTCCTCACCTTCGAGCCCGACTCCTCGATGGTGGCCGGCGCGCCCAAGCACCTGCTCGCCATCGCGGAGCAGCGTGAATGGGCGGTCGCGAAGGCGGCGCGCGACTGGGACACCGCGCACGCGATCCTGCGCCACCAGGAGCCGACCCGTCCGAGAACGGACCTGCTCGCGTCGGCCGGGCCCGGACACGAAGGTCGGCGCGAGGCGCTCAGGGCCTACGAGGACCAGCCCGCGATCCGGCGGTTGGCCGAGGCCGGACTCGTCCCAGGACTCGTCTGCGCCGTCGACTGGTTCTCCCGGCCCAAGGAGGAGTTCGTGGCCACGGCGAGGGACCAGGCCGTGCCCGGCTATGCCTACCTCGACCTGAACGGCGCCTGGTACGACCGGGACGAGGTACCGGGTCACGCCCAGGACTGGATGGCGGCGCGCCGTGAGTACCTGCGGACGGTCGCCCCGCTGATCGACGCCCTGCCCGAGGACGCCTACCTGGTCACCGTCGACTGCCACGTGTGACCGGCGCGGCCCGTCAGTGGACCGACCCCGGATCGCCGTACTCGCCGAGGAGCGAAGGGCTCACTCCCCGGTGAGGACCACGTCGCCGTGGCCGCGCTCCCGACCGCTCTCCAGCAGGGTGAACCCGGTCGCCTCGACCGCCACGGGGTCGGCGCACTCGAAGACCACCGTGTGGGTCTCCCCCGGCGGGAACTCCGCGAGCCCGTCCGGGAGGAGGACGGCGCACGCGACCTCCCGTTCCTCGGACTCGAACACGACGCCGGTCCGGTAG
This region includes:
- a CDS encoding PPOX class F420-dependent oxidoreductase, translating into MTVFTGPEIAYLSGGRGERRLARVATVGPDGDIHVTPVGWSLADGDTVVEISGHDFSRTKKFRDVQRTGRASMVVDDVLPPWHPRGVEVRGDAEAVEGENPRIRIRPRRVVSWGLEENGEPVPRSARTIAENIAPDSSPPSL
- a CDS encoding 3-keto-5-aminohexanoate cleavage protein; translation: MRIEACLNGDRRPGAHPSLPVSVDQVVADAHAVAAVGATSIHLHPRDPSGAESLEPQVVAPLMESLRDQGPAVPVSVTSSLSAESDPWRRYDLVQRWASSALPDSVTVNLHEAGSIDLVHLLNDRRVAVEAGVWTVEAARILIATKIEVSAVLVEPTQVAVEDARDNADAILSLLDRAGIGAPRLLHGADATAWPMLEAAIEAGYDIRVGLEDTLRLPDGDEAHDNAALVAHAVSLADAAHRVG
- a CDS encoding NCS2 family permease, producing the protein MNASKPSPTGTAGTPANPVDRFFRVSERGSTIGTEIRGGLATFFAMAYIVVLNPLIIGTAEDVNGQVLGIPEIAAVTALVAAISCLIMGIVSRYPFAIAAGMGLNAVIAYGLAPLMPWADVFLLVIVEGLLLLILVLTGFRTAVFAAIPAGIKTGIAVGVGLFLALIGLVNAGFVQAGDGTPVQLGNGGLNGWPILIFVIGLLISIALYVRKVRGALLIGIVIATILAIVVETALGDGGEGLGWGLTVPSLPTSTGELVAIPDFSVIGLFADGGLNVIARWSDIGFATVIMLVFTLLLADFFDTMGTMVGVAHQAGLADENGNMANTREVLAADAVGTLLGGVGSASVATVYAESAAGVGEGARTGIAPIVTGAMMLVATLFTPLVSLVPFEAATPVLVIVGFMMMTQVTNIDFKDPAIGLGAFMAIIMMPFTYSIANGIGFGLLTYTFVRTVQGQGRQVHPLLWLISLVFLIHFAEEPIYAFIG
- a CDS encoding glycerophosphodiester phosphodiesterase family protein, with amino-acid sequence MRRNRNKTETPITIISHRGASGHRPEHTLASYELGARHGGDFIEMDLVATKDGRLICRHEQEIGGTTDVAAHPEFADRRTTRTIDGREVTGFFAQDFTLAEIKTLRAVERLQDVRAMNAMMDGTYEIPTLEEVVDLALSLTEELGRPIGIYPETKHPSHHVAQGLDLEPALIAVLREAGLTGEEPRLPVFLQSFEAESLRRLAETELPLVYLMGTEEHWLHYTTPDGLAEVAAFAHAIGPHKSLVVPVNEDGALGEPTDLVENAHEAGLLVHPYTFRSENHFLPADLCSDGEPGDYGAFAAEYEAFFSAGVDGVFTDFSRHAFLCREHFLDPQPVE
- a CDS encoding DUF2530 domain-containing protein, which gives rise to MRKPRRPDPDVHESDYRVPAALGTAAWTVALVVLIALGDGLPETERWWIGVCVTGIVLGVFGFLYIPRLLRQRSEAEARRESAGAP
- the thpR gene encoding RNA 2',3'-cyclic phosphodiesterase, with the protein product MRLFAALVPPEETQEALRAAVRAGRRHAPNLRWAPPDDWHITLVFLGEVGEEDLPDLEAALGAEAGAHVPFEVAVRGWGRFPPEGTRSSVLWAGVTGDTDALDSLALGLRRAARSARIPVETRPYVPHVTVARSRPPRDLTDTVQALGALRGHRWSAREVHLVESRLGADDPYRTVRTWTLGWEPDPHRSPERSTS
- the serC gene encoding phosphoserine transaminase, which encodes MTVTDEIQIPANLLPADGRFGSGPSKVRPAQLDALAASGSRYMGTSHRQKPVKSLVSRVRSGVRDLFSLPEGYEVVLGNGGTTAFWDIAAHGLLRSKSQHLAFGEFSSKFAKVAKGAPWLSEPTVISTDPGSHGEAVAEAGVDVYALTHNETSTGVAAPIKRVAGADEDALVLVDATSGAGGLPVDIAETDVYYFAPQKSFAADGGLWLAVMSPKALARVDEIAASGRYVPEFFSLTTAVDNSRKDQTYNTPAVATLLLLAEQLEWMNGQGGLDWTVARTAESSSILYTWAEKSSVATPFVTDPAKRSQVVGTIDFSDDVDAAAIAKVLRANGVVDTEPYRKLGRNQLRVAMFPAVEPSDVQALTECIDHVLTRLA
- a CDS encoding MFS transporter, with the protein product MMRFPMFRSLAVRNYRLYALGQLLSNPGTWMQRIAQDWLVLQLSHGSGIALGMTTALQFLPLLLFGLWGGALVDRLDKRRLLIFTQGAMGVLAVGLGVLASVGAAEVWHVYVFAFALGMITVLDNPGRQAFVPEMVEREHLSNAIALNSASFQLGRVTGPAIAGLLIAWIGSGPVFVINGVSFAFTIVALLMIRTADLRTPEPVPKGKGQIREGLRYVRGRRDLVLLLVLAACVQFFGANGQNQIALMVNNVFASGAAAFGTAAAALAVGALVGALLAARRDRPRVRLVLIGAMGFGVAQVVAGLMPGYLAFVIVLVPMGVLFMTYVTTLNATFQLTVDSRMRGRVMSMFLLVFMGVAPIGAPVVGLLADAFGPRASLVTGGVVTVVVVSVLSVLLMRAKDVRWRALLPARWRGEDPSGEGTALDAAEAESSGESDGASRSHAETENESGTGNESGTGDGGGAGNESGTEAGSAGAGSDGGRRTARGAPGAATPV